The following proteins are encoded in a genomic region of Candidatus Dormiibacterota bacterium:
- a CDS encoding LAGLIDADG family homing endonuclease translates to MKKESELKERRPDSTSRTDRKAEVRTSTGYQGALTLRKAAEGLTIERYFTRPGVDPFDEVEWDIRPAVIGSEKGEIVFEQKDVEVPKFWSQTATNVVASKYFRGTLGTPERERSVKQLIGRVVRTIGGWGRAQGYFNTEADAQTFEAELKHLLVYQKMSFNSPVWFNVGIEPKPQCSACFINSVEDTMDSILSLAKTEGMLFKYGSGTGSNLSPIRSSKELLAGGGTASGPVSFMKGYDAFAGVIKSGGKTRRAAKMVILNIGHPDIVEFIKCKQEEEKKAWALIDAGYSSALDGPAYSSVFFQNSNNSVRVTDDFMKAIENGADWDTKRVLGGQPFETFKARDLMKMISEAAWACGDPGMQFDTTINDWHPCPDSGRINASNPCVTGDTRVATEEGLVPIKDLVGRKMVRIVTEYGELAPVTEIFRTGVKETFLLKTKHGFTLKVTKDHPISTTNRGDVPAGELNEGDQLILVPGHFGKGHLPSKMAEFIGMTVGDVCKSGDQGQIFLTLGHAEQHILEEYVDYLNSVKPDRKIEGVTRTDTGVRLATSATEITSVVSQYAVLDQGSARKAFLDAAFRLDRESSASLLRGLFTTDGTVGFTEDKNAYVSLDSTSLGLLQQVQQILLCFGIKGKIYENRRNGKTTAEMPDVQEMHSLRISRNSRILFERWIGFHPGSDKASRLRDLNASVAAYWDPPSDGFESLTPLGSEEVFDLMEPRDHHFVAGGILVHNCSEYMFLDDTACNLASLNLIKLCNDQGELDVEAYRKAIDTTILAQEIVVDNASYPTQRIADNSHSFRPLGLGYANVGALLMSRGLAYDSDTGRDYAAAITAVLTGEAYAESARIAEVMGPFNGYEKNREPFLSVIKKHGSHVAKIDSAHVPLDLYNAARECWDEAYELAAKNGIRNAQATVIAPTGTIAFMMDCDTTGIEPDIALIKYKKLVGGGMLKIVNQTVPRALKRLGYSEQHVKEIMEYVDENETIEGAPHLKDQHLPVFDCAFRPLRGSRSIQYMGHIRMMGAVQPFISGAISKTVNVPSDVTVEEIAEAYLQSWRLGLKAVAIYRDGCKRSQPLSTSKDQTKVKVEAAPGVGIVVEGQPRAVRRRLPDERRAITHKFSIAGHDGYVTVGMYEDGQPGEIFLVMAKEGSVVSGLMDCFATAVSMALQYGVPLQVLVDKFSHVRFEPSGFTNNPEIPIAKSIVDYIFRWLASKFLAKDQQRAIGVHVKEDAESPAGPASTAGEPTRPGGPMPISLVPGPATTTTGRGPSGPSSVGAAVSDPARPMFAFRPDEDAPPCPDCGSIMVRNAACYKCLNCGATSGCS, encoded by the coding sequence ATGAAGAAGGAATCCGAGCTCAAGGAGCGGAGACCCGATTCAACTTCACGGACCGACCGCAAGGCCGAGGTCCGCACCTCGACCGGTTACCAGGGAGCGCTGACGCTCAGGAAAGCGGCCGAGGGCCTGACGATTGAGCGGTACTTCACCCGCCCCGGGGTCGACCCGTTCGACGAGGTCGAATGGGACATCCGCCCCGCCGTCATCGGCAGCGAGAAGGGTGAGATCGTCTTCGAGCAGAAGGACGTCGAGGTCCCCAAGTTCTGGTCGCAGACCGCCACCAACGTGGTCGCGTCGAAATATTTCCGCGGCACCCTCGGCACCCCCGAACGGGAGCGAAGCGTCAAGCAGCTCATCGGCCGCGTCGTGCGTACGATAGGCGGCTGGGGCCGCGCCCAGGGATACTTCAACACCGAGGCGGACGCGCAGACATTCGAGGCCGAGCTGAAGCACCTGCTCGTCTACCAGAAAATGTCGTTCAACTCGCCGGTGTGGTTCAACGTCGGGATCGAGCCGAAGCCGCAGTGCTCGGCGTGCTTCATCAACTCGGTCGAGGACACGATGGACTCCATCCTCTCCCTGGCCAAGACCGAGGGGATGCTGTTCAAGTACGGCTCCGGCACCGGCTCGAACCTGTCCCCCATCCGCTCCTCCAAGGAGCTTCTGGCCGGCGGCGGGACCGCCTCCGGTCCCGTATCCTTCATGAAGGGGTACGACGCCTTCGCCGGCGTCATCAAGAGCGGGGGCAAGACGCGGCGCGCCGCCAAGATGGTGATCCTCAACATCGGTCACCCCGACATCGTCGAGTTCATCAAGTGCAAGCAGGAGGAGGAGAAGAAGGCCTGGGCGCTGATCGACGCGGGCTACTCGTCGGCCCTCGACGGCCCCGCCTATTCGTCCGTCTTCTTCCAGAACTCCAACAACTCGGTCCGCGTCACCGACGACTTCATGAAGGCGATCGAGAACGGCGCCGACTGGGACACGAAGCGGGTCCTGGGCGGCCAGCCGTTCGAGACGTTCAAGGCGCGCGATCTCATGAAGATGATCAGCGAAGCAGCCTGGGCCTGCGGCGATCCCGGGATGCAGTTCGACACCACGATCAACGACTGGCATCCGTGCCCGGACAGCGGCCGGATCAACGCCAGCAACCCGTGCGTCACCGGTGACACGCGCGTCGCCACCGAAGAAGGGCTCGTTCCGATCAAGGACCTGGTCGGACGGAAGATGGTCAGGATCGTCACCGAATACGGTGAGCTGGCCCCCGTCACCGAGATTTTCCGCACCGGGGTCAAAGAGACGTTTCTGCTGAAGACGAAGCACGGATTCACGCTCAAGGTCACCAAGGATCACCCGATCTCCACGACCAATCGCGGCGACGTACCGGCCGGCGAGTTGAACGAAGGAGACCAGCTCATCCTGGTGCCCGGACACTTCGGCAAGGGGCACCTGCCCTCGAAGATGGCCGAGTTCATCGGGATGACTGTCGGCGACGTCTGCAAGAGCGGCGATCAGGGCCAGATCTTCCTCACTCTGGGCCACGCCGAGCAGCACATCCTCGAGGAATACGTCGATTACCTGAACTCCGTGAAGCCGGATCGCAAGATTGAGGGGGTGACGCGAACCGATACGGGTGTGCGTCTCGCCACCTCCGCGACCGAGATCACATCCGTTGTCAGTCAATACGCCGTCCTCGATCAGGGGTCGGCCAGGAAAGCGTTTCTGGATGCCGCCTTCCGGCTCGATCGCGAAAGCTCGGCCTCGCTCCTGCGCGGTCTGTTCACCACAGACGGCACGGTCGGTTTCACCGAGGACAAGAACGCCTATGTGTCGCTCGATTCGACCAGCCTGGGCCTCCTGCAGCAGGTGCAGCAGATCCTTCTGTGCTTCGGGATCAAGGGGAAGATCTACGAGAACCGCCGGAACGGCAAAACGACCGCCGAAATGCCCGACGTCCAGGAAATGCACTCGCTCCGGATCAGCCGCAATTCTCGCATCCTCTTCGAGCGCTGGATCGGGTTCCATCCTGGGAGCGACAAGGCGTCCAGGCTGCGCGACCTGAATGCCAGCGTCGCGGCCTACTGGGATCCGCCGAGCGATGGCTTCGAGTCGTTGACCCCCCTCGGAAGCGAGGAAGTCTTCGATCTGATGGAACCTCGCGACCATCACTTCGTCGCGGGTGGGATCCTCGTTCACAACTGCTCCGAATACATGTTCCTCGACGACACGGCCTGCAACCTGGCGTCGCTCAACTTGATCAAGCTGTGCAACGACCAGGGAGAGCTCGACGTCGAGGCGTACAGGAAGGCGATCGACACGACGATCCTGGCGCAGGAGATCGTCGTCGACAACGCCTCGTACCCGACGCAGAGGATCGCCGACAACTCGCACAGCTTCCGGCCGCTCGGCCTGGGGTACGCCAACGTCGGGGCGCTCCTGATGAGCCGCGGCCTGGCGTACGACTCGGACACGGGGCGCGACTACGCCGCCGCCATCACGGCCGTGCTCACCGGCGAGGCGTACGCCGAGTCGGCGCGCATCGCAGAGGTGATGGGGCCGTTCAACGGCTACGAGAAGAATCGCGAGCCGTTCCTCAGCGTCATCAAGAAGCACGGTTCGCACGTCGCCAAGATCGACTCGGCGCACGTGCCGCTCGACCTGTACAACGCCGCGCGCGAGTGCTGGGATGAGGCGTACGAGCTGGCGGCGAAGAACGGCATCCGCAACGCCCAGGCGACGGTCATCGCCCCGACCGGCACGATCGCCTTCATGATGGACTGCGACACCACCGGCATCGAGCCGGACATCGCGCTCATCAAGTACAAGAAGCTGGTGGGCGGCGGCATGCTCAAGATCGTCAACCAGACCGTGCCGAGAGCGCTCAAGCGCCTCGGGTACTCCGAGCAGCACGTCAAGGAGATCATGGAGTACGTGGATGAGAACGAGACGATCGAGGGGGCGCCGCACCTGAAGGACCAGCACCTGCCGGTCTTCGACTGCGCCTTCCGGCCGCTCCGCGGCAGCCGCAGCATCCAGTACATGGGACATATAAGAATGATGGGGGCCGTCCAGCCGTTCATCTCGGGTGCCATCTCCAAGACCGTCAACGTCCCTTCCGACGTCACGGTGGAGGAGATTGCCGAGGCGTATCTGCAGTCCTGGCGGCTCGGCCTGAAGGCGGTCGCCATCTACCGCGACGGCTGCAAGCGCAGCCAGCCGCTCTCGACCAGCAAGGACCAGACCAAGGTGAAGGTCGAGGCGGCCCCCGGAGTCGGTATCGTCGTCGAAGGGCAGCCGCGCGCCGTGCGCCGCCGACTCCCCGACGAGCGCCGCGCCATCACCCACAAGTTCTCCATAGCGGGGCACGACGGCTACGTCACCGTCGGCATGTACGAGGACGGCCAGCCCGGCGAGATCTTCCTGGTGATGGCCAAGGAGGGAAGCGTCGTCTCCGGCCTGATGGACTGCTTCGCCACCGCCGTATCGATGGCCCTGCAGTACGGCGTGCCGCTCCAGGTCCTGGTGGACAAGTTCAGCCACGTCCGCTTCGAGCCGTCGGGATTCACCAACAACCCCGAGATCCCGATCGCCAAGTCGATCGTGGACTACATCTTCCGATGGCTGG
- a CDS encoding bifunctional methionine sulfoxide reductase B/A protein, which translates to MKDYTKPSDDELKKRLTPDQYKVTQKEGTEPAFRNEYWDNHQAGIYVDVVSGEPLFSSLDKFDSGTGWPSFTRPLDPANVMTKTDRTFWMSRTEVRSKHAGSHLGHVFDDGPAPTGQRFCMNSASLRFVPVEKLEEEGYGQYLPLFGKPAPAGDAAKPAGAVKPAASKTSTGRSEVAVLAGGCFWGMEEILRGIPGVVETIAGYTGGTTPNATYEDVHTGRTGHAESVRIVFDPDKLSYEDLLGWFFRMHDPTTPNRQGNDVGTQYRSAIFYENDEQKRIAEKVKARVDASGKWKRPITTEIVAATEFWPAEDYHQNYLQKHPGGYTCHYLRD; encoded by the coding sequence ATGAAGGACTACACCAAGCCCTCCGACGACGAGCTCAAGAAGCGCCTGACCCCGGACCAGTACAAGGTGACCCAGAAGGAGGGGACCGAGCCGGCCTTCCGGAACGAGTACTGGGACAATCACCAGGCCGGCATCTACGTGGACGTCGTGTCCGGCGAGCCGCTGTTCTCCTCGCTCGACAAGTTCGACTCGGGGACCGGCTGGCCCAGCTTCACGCGCCCTCTCGATCCGGCGAACGTGATGACGAAGACCGACCGGACGTTCTGGATGAGCCGCACCGAGGTGCGCTCGAAGCACGCCGGCTCGCACCTGGGACACGTGTTCGACGACGGTCCCGCCCCGACCGGCCAGCGCTTCTGCATGAACTCGGCGTCGCTGCGCTTCGTGCCGGTCGAGAAGCTCGAGGAGGAAGGGTACGGCCAGTACCTGCCGCTGTTCGGGAAGCCCGCGCCGGCGGGCGATGCGGCGAAGCCGGCCGGCGCCGTCAAGCCCGCCGCCTCGAAAACGTCCACCGGCCGGAGCGAGGTGGCCGTGCTCGCCGGCGGCTGCTTCTGGGGAATGGAGGAGATCCTGCGCGGCATCCCGGGTGTCGTCGAGACGATCGCCGGCTACACCGGAGGCACGACCCCGAACGCCACGTACGAGGACGTCCACACCGGCAGGACCGGCCACGCCGAGTCGGTGCGCATCGTCTTCGATCCGGACAAGCTGTCCTACGAGGACTTGCTCGGGTGGTTCTTCCGCATGCACGACCCGACGACCCCGAACCGCCAGGGGAACGACGTCGGCACCCAGTACCGCTCGGCCATCTTCTACGAGAACGACGAGCAGAAGCGCATCGCCGAGAAGGTCAAGGCGCGCGTCGACGCCTCGGGGAAGTGGAAACGCCCGATCACGACCGAGATCGTCGCGGCCACCGAGTTCTGGCCGGCCGAGGACTACCACCAGAACTATCTCCAGAAGCACCCCGGCGGGTACACCTGTCACTACCTCCGCGACTGA
- a CDS encoding MEDS domain-containing protein translates to MSADRTARISSRNLTDLLLVAPAGHHMAQLHKDRQTLMESVCEFASSGLRRGDSVIMIAAAFHTERYLHSLKERGLDTRELKESGQLVVRDSQELLGRFMRDGMPRRDDLQATLGPAIEAAQAGGWSGMRVYGEMVSDLWRSRNTAASIQLETYLNDLARLYRFCLLCCYELGDADMTSYARVSQVVGRTHSDLLPAAC, encoded by the coding sequence ATGTCGGCGGACAGAACGGCCAGGATCTCCTCACGAAACCTCACCGATCTGCTACTCGTGGCGCCCGCCGGCCACCACATGGCGCAACTGCACAAGGATCGGCAGACTCTTATGGAATCGGTCTGTGAGTTCGCCTCTTCGGGGCTGCGCCGGGGTGACTCAGTCATCATGATCGCGGCGGCCTTCCACACGGAGCGCTACCTGCACTCTCTGAAGGAGCGCGGTCTGGACACGCGCGAGCTGAAGGAGTCGGGGCAACTGGTCGTGCGGGATTCGCAGGAGCTGCTGGGCCGGTTCATGCGGGACGGCATGCCCCGGCGCGACGACCTCCAGGCGACGCTCGGTCCCGCCATCGAGGCCGCCCAGGCCGGCGGCTGGAGCGGGATGCGCGTCTACGGCGAGATGGTGAGCGACCTGTGGCGCTCCCGTAACACGGCGGCGTCCATCCAGTTGGAGACGTACTTGAATGATCTTGCGCGACTGTACCGGTTCTGCCTCCTGTGCTGCTACGAGCTGGGGGACGCCGACATGACCTCCTACGCCCGCGTCTCCCAGGTGGTCGGCCGGACCCATTCCGATCTCCTCCCGGCCGCCTGCTAG
- a CDS encoding trypsin-like peptidase domain-containing protein, whose amino-acid sequence MMRSRTAVLLSIILICAGAPPARAATQALSEVFRRVDPAVVEIHTQETGLPTVPQGQPVSIAGLGSGVLISPDGKVLTAAHVVQTADAIEVQFLTGESLKARVLSSEPSADVALLQLEKPPKSPFVARLGDSDAVEVGESVFVVGAPLGVSHTLTVGYISARRKPNATFSGMSRAEFFQTDAAINQGNSGGPMFNMQGEVIGIVSYILSHSGGSEGLGFAVTSKVARQLLEQKSFWSGVSGYMLSGDLAQVFNIPPPGIGLLVQRVAAGSPADRLGLKAGSIKATIGEEDLIVGGDIILAILGIPLSGPNSLTIVRQKITSLNPGDPVTVMVLRGGVPVTLTTTAPPAAAP is encoded by the coding sequence ATGATGAGGTCACGCACCGCCGTTCTCCTCTCCATCATCTTGATATGCGCCGGAGCGCCGCCTGCCCGCGCCGCGACGCAGGCGCTGTCCGAGGTCTTCAGGCGGGTGGACCCGGCGGTCGTGGAGATCCACACGCAGGAGACCGGCCTGCCGACGGTGCCACAGGGGCAGCCGGTCAGCATCGCCGGCCTCGGCTCCGGCGTGCTGATCTCCCCGGACGGCAAGGTGCTGACCGCGGCGCACGTGGTGCAGACCGCCGACGCGATCGAGGTGCAGTTCCTGACCGGCGAGTCGCTCAAGGCCAGGGTCCTGTCGTCCGAGCCGTCGGCCGACGTCGCTCTCCTGCAGCTCGAAAAGCCTCCCAAGTCGCCGTTCGTGGCCAGGCTCGGCGACTCGGACGCGGTCGAGGTCGGCGAGTCGGTGTTCGTGGTGGGCGCCCCCCTGGGCGTCAGCCATACCCTGACGGTCGGGTATATCAGCGCGCGCCGCAAGCCGAACGCGACGTTCAGCGGCATGTCACGGGCGGAGTTCTTCCAGACCGACGCGGCGATCAACCAGGGGAACTCCGGCGGGCCGATGTTCAACATGCAGGGGGAGGTCATCGGCATCGTCTCCTACATCCTGTCCCACTCGGGCGGCTCGGAAGGGCTCGGGTTCGCGGTCACCTCCAAGGTGGCGCGCCAGCTCTTGGAGCAGAAATCGTTCTGGAGCGGTGTCTCGGGCTACATGCTCTCGGGCGACCTGGCGCAGGTGTTCAACATTCCGCCTCCGGGAATCGGCCTCTTGGTGCAGCGCGTGGCCGCCGGCTCCCCCGCCGATCGCCTCGGCCTGAAGGCGGGATCGATCAAGGCCACGATCGGCGAGGAGGACCTGATCGTCGGGGGGGACATCATCCTGGCCATTCTCGGGATTCCCCTGTCGGGGCCGAACAGCCTGACGATCGTCCGGCAGAAGATCACCAGCCTGAACCCGGGCGACCCGGTCACGGTGATGGTGCTGCGCGGCGGCGTGCCGGTCACGCTGACCACGACGGCGCCGCCCGCGGCCGCGCCTTGA